In a single window of the Papaver somniferum cultivar HN1 chromosome 8, ASM357369v1, whole genome shotgun sequence genome:
- the LOC113306400 gene encoding uncharacterized protein LOC113306400 — MSPFQALYGYIPTHLDFPSSATTAVSDVAEYMKERNAALQLLKDNLHHAQERMKFFADQKRIEREFQVGDKVYLNIQPYRQASIALRRNLKLAAKFYGPLNILQKIDNVAYKLDLPPEARIHPIFHVSQLKKQLGNSITPSPTLPSLDTNGQILVIPAAVLDTRTIIRRGVYVPQLLIRWTNATNEDSTWEDTKNISHHFPKSILEDKDLLLGEADFGNCSNNFKTIYSAIQIKIKTIDETR, encoded by the exons ATGAGTCCCTTCCAGGCCTTATATGGATACATACCTACCCATTTGGATTTTCCCTCTTCAGCTACCACTGCAGTTTCTGATGTTGCTGAATACATGAAAGAAAGAAATGCTGCTCTTCAACTGTTAAAAGACAACCTTCACCATGCCCAGGAGAGGATGAAATTTTTTGCTGACCAAAAGAGGATTGAGAGGGAGTTTCAGGTGGGTGACAAAGTCTACCTAAATATACAGCCATACAGACAGGCTTCTATAGCTCTTAGAAGAAACCTCAAGCTAGCAGCCAAATTCTATGGACCATTGAACATTCTCCAGAAAATTGACAATGTTGCTTACAAGTTAGATCTTCCACCAGAGGCCAGAATTCACCCTATTTTCCATGTTTCACAGCTCAAGAAGCAACTGGGTAACTCCATCACTCCTTCCCCCACACTCCCATCTTTGGACACAAATGGACAAATCCTGGTAATCCCTGCAGCTGTTCTGGATACCAGAACTATCATCAGAAGAGGAGTTTATGTTCCACAACTGCTGATTAGGTGGACCAATGCTACTAATGAAGATTCCACTTGGGAAGACACCAAGAATATATCACATCATTTTCCTAAatcaatccttgaggacaaggatttgcTTCTGGGGGAG gcggatttcggcaattgttccaatAATTTTAAGACGATTTATTCTGCCATACAGATTAAAATAAAAACGATTGATgaaacgcgataa